A genomic segment from Bacteroidota bacterium encodes:
- a CDS encoding acyl-CoA thioesterase: MWYISTKVCKTSDIGVSGNLFGGTMMAWLDEAGATLACSLCCTPNMITLKMEEVLFKKPVKVGQHIRIYGKAERIGRTSLTLFLEARLFDFLLKEEDPVCSTRIIFVKINDEGTAIPIEEEIKEKIMKGRALRNSCKPYPKNTKTC, encoded by the coding sequence ATGTGGTACATTTCAACTAAAGTATGTAAGACAAGCGACATTGGTGTCAGCGGTAACCTGTTCGGAGGGACTATGATGGCCTGGCTGGACGAGGCTGGTGCAACCCTGGCCTGCTCCTTGTGTTGCACGCCCAACATGATCACCTTGAAAATGGAAGAGGTCCTTTTCAAAAAGCCGGTTAAAGTGGGACAGCACATCCGCATTTATGGTAAAGCGGAACGTATAGGCCGAACTTCTCTCACCCTGTTTCTTGAGGCCCGGCTTTTTGATTTTCTTCTGAAGGAGGAAGATCCGGTTTGTTCAACACGGATCATCTTTGTGAAAATAAACGACGAAGGCACAGCAATTCCTATTGAAGAAGAGATCAAAGAAAAAATTATGAAAGGCAGGGCTTTAAGGAATTCATGCAAGCCATATCCAAAAAATACGAAAACCTGCTGA
- a CDS encoding alpha-mannosidase, whose product MKKPAIIIFILSIWWTSQAQEKQFISNWLVVGSFPNVNTESLLDNEYIYDESKITPSAGDIYESYTWFTAKTGQHGSLDFLSMDFEQTEYCAVYAFSFIYSNLEQNVNILVGSDDGNAIYINGQKIASKMAWRGWRPDQDTVIARLGKGWNRLLVKVVNGVGDFALSVRLTDNKGSGLSDIIYSTENPYKGGIWQKPEVHPWIYAKSLAFNNKFIREADSRCIKLGLSCQVLGQPYPDNIQLKLQCLGTGGVKVYEKDVMMTSPEGCAYDFTFGINNLLPVLQEGKIFLVNLSWSGQDASYSFPLKREDIFYAIINDDLGNMPPELAEKLTYIRTNLGYAHLFYPDSLQLNDMSVFNLTKAYLLSQWAEFDRLLAPFYNEMKGMAEGLKKNTIYFAGNAHIDMAWLWKFEETVQVCYETFESVLNFADKYPGFIYSQSQAQTYWWMENRFPDYFEKIRKKIDGGQWEIVGGMWVEPDLNIPSGESLVRQLLYGKRYFMKKFGVDVKIGYDPDTFGYCWTLPQILRKAGITSFITQKLTWNDTNEFPYKIFWWEAPDGSRVLAIFPFTYVHSGEPNRVAKEFIKHKEVSGTSDQLVLYGVGNHGGGPTQENIDNIQTMKNVDAFPKVKESSIQNFSDVIMNKYKSLPEWNSELYLEYHRGTYTTQAHNKKNNRLSEISLEEAEKLSVISGIIYPKDELNEAWRLTLFNQFHDILPGSSIGEVYDDSKVQYENVQKLTGRVINWSLDNLIKSSPGTNTGIPLIVYNPLTHARKDAVEINTPLNYKQTMGLYDAEETEIPYEIVNGKIVITGLDIPATGYKMLYLREGRNRTGSDSPLKIGNDFLENEFLRVTVNPVNGNISSIFDKINNRQVLQENCEGNILQIFGDKPAYWDAWDIGYTGEEWNADSVLAIKVVTNSSQKVALRIEKAYNKSRFIQDLILYRGIARLDIANDVDWNEDHKMLKAAFNLSVVNDSATYEIPFGYIVRPTVYRNSFDSARYEVSGHKWIDLTDKDGKYGVSMLNDCKYGFDVKGSMMRITLLRSPKWPDKEADMGKHTFTYSIYPHTGGWREGNTYQRAYELNYPVLSKTGMPETTSHQRPESLPASRSFVTVSKPNIIISAIKKAEDSDEVIIRFYEIWGKEDNVEFTFYSDLISVRQTDLLERTEKALSFQGNKLTFHVKPFEINTVALKFKE is encoded by the coding sequence ATGAAAAAGCCTGCAATCATTATTTTTATTTTATCCATCTGGTGGACCTCTCAAGCACAGGAAAAACAATTCATCAGCAACTGGCTTGTGGTAGGATCATTTCCAAATGTCAATACCGAGTCATTGCTGGATAATGAATACATTTATGATGAATCAAAGATCACACCCTCTGCAGGGGATATCTATGAAAGTTATACTTGGTTTACGGCAAAGACCGGGCAGCATGGATCTCTCGATTTTCTGTCGATGGATTTTGAGCAGACTGAATACTGCGCGGTCTATGCTTTCTCCTTTATTTATTCAAATCTGGAGCAGAATGTAAACATACTTGTCGGATCCGATGACGGCAATGCCATTTACATCAATGGTCAAAAGATAGCCTCCAAAATGGCCTGGAGAGGCTGGCGGCCCGATCAGGATACGGTCATTGCCCGTCTCGGCAAAGGCTGGAATAGGTTACTGGTAAAAGTCGTTAATGGCGTAGGTGACTTTGCACTGTCAGTGCGCCTGACCGATAACAAAGGTTCCGGTCTTTCTGATATTATTTATAGTACGGAAAATCCTTATAAGGGCGGTATATGGCAGAAACCAGAAGTCCACCCGTGGATTTATGCTAAATCCCTTGCCTTTAATAATAAATTCATCAGGGAAGCCGACAGCAGGTGTATTAAGCTTGGACTATCATGTCAGGTTTTAGGGCAGCCTTATCCCGACAATATCCAATTGAAGTTACAGTGCCTCGGAACAGGTGGTGTTAAAGTGTACGAAAAAGACGTCATGATGACCTCACCTGAGGGATGTGCCTATGATTTTACTTTTGGTATAAACAACCTCCTTCCTGTTCTGCAGGAAGGGAAAATATTTCTCGTCAATCTCTCCTGGTCAGGTCAGGATGCCTCTTATTCTTTCCCGCTGAAAAGAGAGGATATATTTTACGCGATCATTAATGATGACTTGGGAAATATGCCGCCGGAACTAGCAGAAAAATTAACATATATCCGTACCAACCTTGGCTATGCACACCTGTTTTATCCCGACAGCTTACAGCTGAATGATATGTCCGTATTTAACCTTACCAAGGCTTACCTGCTTTCACAATGGGCAGAATTTGACCGGCTTCTGGCTCCATTTTATAATGAAATGAAAGGTATGGCTGAAGGATTGAAGAAGAATACGATCTATTTTGCCGGCAATGCTCACATTGACATGGCCTGGTTATGGAAATTCGAAGAGACCGTGCAGGTTTGTTATGAAACTTTTGAGTCAGTATTGAATTTTGCAGATAAATATCCCGGATTCATTTACAGTCAATCTCAGGCTCAGACATATTGGTGGATGGAAAACCGCTTCCCTGACTATTTTGAAAAGATCAGGAAGAAGATTGATGGTGGTCAGTGGGAGATCGTCGGTGGAATGTGGGTGGAACCTGACCTGAATATTCCTTCAGGAGAATCTCTTGTGAGGCAGCTCCTTTATGGCAAACGCTATTTTATGAAGAAATTCGGCGTCGATGTCAAAATCGGTTACGATCCCGATACTTTCGGATACTGCTGGACATTACCGCAAATATTGAGAAAAGCCGGCATCACTTCGTTTATTACTCAAAAGCTGACATGGAACGATACCAATGAATTTCCATATAAGATTTTCTGGTGGGAAGCTCCTGACGGTTCACGCGTCCTTGCTATATTCCCTTTTACCTATGTTCATTCAGGAGAACCCAACAGGGTAGCAAAGGAATTCATCAAACATAAAGAGGTTTCCGGCACTTCCGATCAACTGGTTCTTTATGGTGTGGGAAATCATGGCGGAGGCCCAACACAGGAAAATATTGATAACATTCAGACCATGAAGAATGTCGATGCTTTTCCTAAAGTAAAGGAATCCTCGATACAGAATTTCAGTGATGTCATCATGAATAAATATAAAAGCCTGCCGGAATGGAATAGTGAACTTTACCTTGAATACCACAGGGGAACATATACCACCCAGGCCCACAACAAAAAAAATAACCGCCTCAGCGAGATATCTCTTGAAGAAGCTGAAAAACTCTCGGTGATTTCAGGGATTATCTATCCAAAAGATGAATTGAATGAGGCCTGGCGCCTCACCCTGTTTAATCAGTTCCATGATATACTACCGGGATCAAGCATCGGTGAAGTGTATGACGATTCAAAAGTACAATATGAGAATGTTCAGAAACTGACCGGAAGAGTGATTAACTGGTCATTGGATAATCTGATTAAATCCTCTCCCGGAACCAACACAGGAATCCCTCTGATCGTTTATAATCCATTGACACATGCGCGGAAAGATGCTGTGGAAATAAACACGCCATTGAACTATAAACAGACAATGGGACTTTATGATGCAGAAGAAACAGAAATACCATATGAAATCGTTAATGGTAAAATAGTTATCACAGGCCTTGATATACCGGCCACGGGTTATAAAATGCTCTATCTAAGAGAAGGCCGGAACAGGACAGGTAGTGACTCACCTTTAAAGATCGGAAATGATTTCCTTGAAAATGAGTTCCTTCGGGTTACAGTAAATCCTGTAAATGGAAATATCAGCAGTATCTTTGACAAGATTAACAACCGGCAGGTACTGCAGGAAAACTGTGAAGGGAACATACTTCAAATCTTTGGGGATAAACCTGCCTATTGGGATGCATGGGATATCGGATATACTGGTGAGGAATGGAATGCTGACTCAGTGCTGGCAATCAAGGTCGTCACAAACTCTTCACAGAAAGTTGCATTACGCATTGAAAAAGCATATAACAAATCCCGTTTCATTCAGGATCTGATACTTTATCGTGGTATAGCACGGTTGGATATTGCTAATGATGTGGACTGGAACGAGGATCATAAAATGTTAAAAGCAGCTTTTAATTTGTCGGTAGTTAATGACAGCGCAACCTATGAGATACCTTTCGGTTATATTGTCAGACCGACAGTCTATCGTAATTCCTTTGATTCAGCCCGCTATGAGGTAAGCGGGCATAAATGGATTGACCTTACTGATAAGGATGGGAAATATGGTGTCAGTATGTTAAATGATTGCAAATATGGTTTTGATGTAAAAGGCAGTATGATGCGGATCACCCTTCTCCGCTCACCAAAATGGCCTGATAAAGAAGCCGACATGGGCAAACATACTTTTACATACTCAATTTATCCTCATACCGGTGGATGGCGCGAAGGCAACACCTATCAGCGTGCTTATGAACTCAATTATCCGGTATTGTCAAAAACGGGGATGCCTGAAACAACCAGTCATCAGCGACCAGAATCACTACCGGCATCCCGTTCCTTTGTGACCGTCAGCAAACCCAATATCATCATATCTGCTATTAAAAAAGCCGAGGATTCTGATGAGGTCATCATCAGGTTCTATGAGATTTGGGGAAAGGAGGACAATGTAGAATTTACCTTTTACAGCGACTTGATTTCAGTCAGACAAACTGACTTGCTGGAGCGAACTGAGAAGGCACTGTCATTTCAGGGAAATAAACTGACCTTTCATGTAAAGCCATTCGAAATAAATACAGTGGCTTTAAAATTTAAAGAATGA
- a CDS encoding T9SS type A sorting domain-containing protein, producing the protein MAELEKILVTVTLLFILSLPSLSQNNIEPLNLEILSSKQSQLQFNLNGYLQNSFDLDNNFTKTSFFLEACIPAQNLAGEFVNPFDVLLTWEHPLFIHEWIHWDDGFNYDAIGLNNCSTFSVAVRFSQEFLTGYEGAALTKVALYPNSANTNYILKIWKGNSAATLLYEKPLPFLLINQWNTVEINKLIVIDTTEELWFGYTCANQPVHECPAGCDAGPAIAGFGDLISLNDTMWENLSSYGLDYNWNLQGYVTTEYGENVFLGYDSQDNIAKDFQTSDLSKKADIRTNENNLLGFNVYHDDVLLNEAPIMECEYLDENVPWNANFWCVRAVYDTCISEPVCIWIIVNTLALNYNDSDVIISPNPVSDILYIKSISPIKILQVLTLDGSILTTHKPFSSSVYSLNVTGFKSGVYYIKLIREDRTYFRKFIKL; encoded by the coding sequence ATGGCAGAATTAGAGAAAATCCTTGTGACAGTAACATTATTGTTTATTTTAAGTCTACCATCTTTGTCTCAGAATAATATTGAGCCTTTAAATCTTGAAATTCTGAGCTCAAAGCAATCTCAGCTTCAATTTAATCTTAATGGTTACTTGCAGAATTCTTTTGATCTTGATAACAATTTTACTAAGACTAGTTTTTTCCTTGAAGCTTGTATTCCGGCACAGAACCTGGCTGGTGAATTTGTAAATCCGTTTGATGTACTACTTACTTGGGAGCATCCATTATTCATCCATGAATGGATTCACTGGGATGATGGATTCAATTACGATGCAATTGGCCTTAATAATTGTAGTACCTTCTCAGTCGCTGTGAGGTTTAGCCAGGAATTTTTGACTGGGTATGAAGGAGCAGCACTTACTAAAGTTGCATTATACCCCAATAGTGCTAATACTAATTATATACTTAAAATCTGGAAAGGGAATAGTGCTGCAACTTTACTTTATGAAAAACCATTACCTTTTTTACTGATTAATCAGTGGAATACTGTTGAGATAAATAAACTAATAGTGATCGATACGACAGAGGAATTGTGGTTTGGCTATACATGCGCAAACCAGCCGGTACATGAATGCCCTGCCGGATGTGATGCAGGTCCCGCTATAGCAGGTTTTGGAGATTTGATTTCGTTAAATGATACAATGTGGGAAAACCTGTCTTCTTATGGGCTGGATTATAACTGGAATCTTCAAGGCTATGTCACAACTGAATATGGTGAAAATGTGTTTCTGGGATATGATTCTCAGGATAATATCGCTAAAGATTTTCAAACGTCCGATTTATCAAAGAAAGCGGATATAAGAACAAATGAAAATAATTTGCTCGGTTTTAATGTATATCACGATGATGTGCTGCTGAATGAAGCGCCAATTATGGAATGTGAATATCTAGATGAAAATGTTCCTTGGAATGCTAACTTTTGGTGTGTTCGTGCTGTATATGATACATGTATCTCGGAACCGGTTTGTATCTGGATCATTGTGAACACGCTTGCTTTGAATTACAATGATTCGGATGTGATAATTTCCCCAAATCCCGTATCCGATATATTATACATTAAATCAATATCTCCCATAAAGATTTTGCAGGTACTTACTCTGGATGGAAGCATATTAACCACACACAAACCATTTTCCTCATCGGTTTATAGTTTGAATGTTACTGGTTTTAAATCAGGTGTGTACTACATTAAACTTATCAGGGAAGATCGAACGTACTTTCGGAAGTTTATAAAATTATAG
- a CDS encoding glycyl-radical enzyme activating protein, whose translation MKGLIFNIMRYAIHDGPGIRTTVFMKGCPMRCWWCHNPESQLSEPEQINRQRTLDGIVFEDIEITGKWMDAEEVMEVIKKDRVFYDESGGGVTFSGGEPLMQPEFLEEILSLCKTEHVHTTLDTCGIESTEVLAGLTDKVDLFLYDLKFIDDDLHLKYTGVSNTPVLENLRFLASEHCQIWIRIPLIPGITDTEVNLNDIREFLLTLPSIKKIDLLPYHDIARNKYIRLGREYKLPAAGKVSEGKMDEIKSYFSESGYEINIGG comes from the coding sequence ATGAAAGGTCTGATTTTCAATATTATGCGTTATGCGATTCATGACGGGCCCGGTATACGCACTACAGTTTTTATGAAAGGTTGCCCGATGCGTTGCTGGTGGTGTCATAATCCGGAAAGCCAGCTTTCAGAGCCCGAACAAATCAACCGGCAAAGAACGCTCGACGGAATTGTGTTTGAAGATATCGAAATCACCGGAAAATGGATGGACGCTGAAGAAGTGATGGAAGTCATTAAAAAAGACAGGGTTTTTTATGATGAATCGGGAGGAGGTGTGACCTTTTCAGGTGGTGAGCCCTTGATGCAACCGGAATTCCTTGAGGAAATACTGAGCCTGTGTAAGACTGAACATGTCCATACCACCCTCGACACCTGTGGAATTGAATCCACTGAAGTACTGGCAGGATTGACGGACAAAGTCGATCTTTTTCTTTATGATCTTAAATTTATAGATGATGACTTACATTTAAAATATACCGGTGTTTCCAATACACCAGTTCTCGAGAACCTCAGGTTCCTGGCCTCTGAACACTGTCAGATATGGATCAGGATACCGCTGATACCAGGCATTACCGATACAGAAGTAAATCTTAATGATATCAGGGAATTTCTGTTGACACTCCCTTCAATAAAGAAAATAGATCTTCTGCCCTATCATGACATTGCCAGAAATAAATACATAAGACTAGGAAGAGAATACAAACTGCCTGCTGCAGGAAAAGTTTCAGAGGGGAAAATGGATGAAATCAAAAGTTATTTTTCTGAATCTGGATATGAAATAAACATTGGTGGTTAA
- a CDS encoding glycosyltransferase family 39 protein encodes MGDLRLPSRINSWWIIIPIALIGMIIHIISKGLYDLHRDELLYASLGDHLAWGYATVPPSIAFFAAVARGIFGDTTFAIGFFPAVIGAVSLIFTCLIAKELGGRNWAVFITGLSFLLTTASLRIFSLFQPVCFDVFYWIFSCYLIIRLINSRDPKIWIYLFIVWGLAFLNKYMIVFFVISFFVAFFLSPHRKLIRSWYFLIGMLAGFIIILPNVMWQITHGFPVIHHMSELRDTQLVNVDPGSFLLMQVMMNFPVLIIWVFGVVYLLFFKTARPYRFIGYLFILIIATFLLLKGKHYYTVGIYPVLMAAGGFAAEKYFSGKTAFLKYVMVALVIIISLPLVPVGLPVLKPDKMVKYGHVFSEYLSPEFLKWEDGEIHSLPQDYADMQGWEELVRIVASKYQTLSDEEKDSCVIFTENYGEAGALYFYGKKYGLPEPLSFHESLIFWAPDRLTADKLIKVGETDDMDQLVNNYELIGTITNPYAREYGLPVYYCWNPKPALYQIYAEKVKRYKNRYK; translated from the coding sequence ATGGGCGACCTGAGATTACCCTCCCGTATTAATAGCTGGTGGATTATCATTCCAATTGCTCTGATCGGGATGATTATTCACATTATCAGCAAAGGATTATATGATCTGCACCGGGATGAGTTATTGTATGCATCATTAGGTGATCATCTGGCATGGGGATATGCAACGGTTCCTCCTTCGATTGCCTTCTTTGCCGCTGTAGCCAGAGGTATCTTTGGAGATACGACATTCGCCATCGGATTTTTCCCTGCTGTTATTGGTGCTGTTTCGCTTATTTTTACCTGTTTAATTGCTAAGGAACTCGGAGGCCGGAACTGGGCTGTTTTTATTACAGGGCTTTCGTTTCTGCTGACTACTGCCTCACTGAGAATTTTTTCACTATTCCAGCCTGTATGTTTTGACGTCTTCTACTGGATATTTTCGTGTTATCTGATCATCCGGCTTATCAACTCCCGCGACCCAAAAATATGGATTTATTTATTCATCGTATGGGGATTAGCCTTCTTAAACAAGTATATGATCGTATTTTTTGTCATAAGTTTTTTTGTGGCTTTTTTCCTATCGCCTCACAGAAAACTGATCAGGTCATGGTATTTTCTGATTGGCATGCTGGCCGGATTTATAATCATACTTCCAAATGTGATGTGGCAGATCACACATGGGTTCCCCGTTATTCATCATATGTCTGAACTGAGGGATACCCAGCTAGTAAATGTCGACCCCGGAAGTTTTCTTTTGATGCAGGTGATGATGAACTTCCCTGTTTTGATCATATGGGTATTCGGTGTCGTATATCTCCTTTTCTTCAAAACTGCCAGGCCATATCGGTTTATCGGTTATCTGTTCATTTTAATTATCGCCACCTTTCTCCTCTTAAAAGGTAAACATTATTACACCGTTGGAATTTATCCGGTCTTGATGGCTGCCGGGGGTTTTGCAGCTGAAAAATATTTCAGCGGGAAAACGGCTTTTCTAAAGTACGTAATGGTTGCCTTGGTTATTATTATTTCATTGCCTCTGGTGCCTGTTGGTTTGCCTGTCTTAAAACCGGATAAAATGGTCAAATATGGCCATGTATTCAGCGAATATCTGTCACCTGAGTTTCTAAAATGGGAAGATGGAGAGATACACAGCCTGCCGCAGGATTATGCTGATATGCAGGGATGGGAGGAACTTGTCAGAATTGTTGCCAGCAAGTATCAAACTCTGAGCGATGAGGAAAAAGATTCATGTGTGATATTTACTGAAAATTATGGTGAGGCGGGAGCCCTGTATTTTTATGGCAAGAAATATGGCCTGCCGGAACCCTTGAGTTTTCATGAAAGCCTTATTTTCTGGGCACCGGATCGACTTACCGCCGACAAACTCATCAAAGTCGGGGAAACTGATGATATGGATCAACTGGTCAATAATTATGAGCTGATCGGCACCATAACCAATCCCTATGCCCGTGAATATGGATTACCGGTATACTATTGCTGGAATCCCAAACCAGCTCTATATCAAATCTATGCGGAAAAAGTAAAGCGATACAAAAACAGGTATAAGTGA
- a CDS encoding phenylalanine--tRNA ligase beta subunit-related protein, with the protein MIEIAISDQLKKLWPMTAVGCLQYFARVGQHQSDLWNEINAICDQIIKELSIEDIAHLPHVHDTREAYKAVGKKPSRYRVSSEALLRRIIQGKGLYKVNSIVDINNLVSILSHFSLGTFNLDKIQPPIEFDIGKENETYTGIGKGLINIEDLPVFRDTDGPFGSPTSDSERAMVTPEAERFLTVIISFSGKTDLNSTIDMLIDNLAKYSGGYSFDKRIVE; encoded by the coding sequence ATGATTGAAATAGCCATCTCTGATCAGCTAAAAAAACTCTGGCCAATGACCGCTGTAGGGTGTTTACAATATTTTGCCAGAGTTGGCCAGCACCAGTCAGATTTATGGAATGAAATAAATGCTATTTGTGACCAGATCATTAAAGAATTATCAATTGAAGATATTGCCCATTTGCCACATGTACATGATACCCGTGAAGCCTATAAGGCGGTCGGGAAGAAACCCAGCCGTTACAGAGTATCATCTGAAGCCTTGCTTCGCAGGATTATACAAGGAAAGGGTCTCTATAAAGTGAATTCAATAGTTGATATCAACAATCTTGTATCCATCCTATCCCATTTTTCACTTGGCACATTTAATCTCGATAAGATTCAACCTCCCATTGAATTTGACATCGGCAAAGAAAACGAAACATATACAGGAATAGGGAAAGGGTTGATAAATATTGAAGATTTGCCTGTCTTCCGCGATACGGATGGCCCTTTCGGGAGTCCGACCAGTGATTCGGAACGAGCCATGGTTACCCCAGAGGCAGAACGCTTTCTGACTGTTATCATTTCGTTCTCCGGAAAAACTGATCTGAATAGTACTATCGATATGCTGATAGATAATCTGGCTAAATATTCAGGAGGGTATTCCTTTGATAAAAGAATTGTGGAATAA
- a CDS encoding M23 family metallopeptidase — translation MSQADSVAVDSVIRHTPEADTLGNSDIQEESFQAYLDTLYQDIYSNIDTFGWDNVRINSGCFDSKNMIDTVRIVLCDSINGLHFVFPHKNYVSFKFGPSRRIWHYGVDIKVFTGDSIFAATDGIVRLTKYDRHGFGRVVVIRHPQGLETIYGHLSRVLVEANQKVDAGDLIGLGGNSGRSTGSHLHFETRYHGEPFDPNCFIDFSSFELKVDTLTITSANFEYLIELRKAKYHTIKSGDTLSGIAARYHTSVSKLCRLNNMSSKTILRIGRKIRYQ, via the coding sequence ATGTCGCAAGCTGATTCAGTCGCTGTTGATTCTGTGATAAGACATACTCCGGAAGCTGATACACTTGGCAACAGTGATATACAGGAAGAATCGTTTCAGGCATATCTCGACACGCTATACCAGGATATTTATTCCAACATCGATACATTTGGTTGGGACAACGTCAGAATTAACTCAGGATGTTTCGATTCGAAGAACATGATAGATACGGTACGAATAGTTTTATGCGACAGTATAAATGGGTTACATTTTGTCTTTCCGCATAAGAACTATGTATCCTTTAAGTTTGGCCCCAGCCGGCGGATATGGCACTATGGAGTGGATATTAAGGTATTTACAGGGGACTCAATTTTTGCAGCGACTGACGGAATAGTCAGGCTGACAAAATATGACCGGCATGGTTTTGGAAGAGTTGTGGTCATCAGGCATCCACAGGGTCTTGAAACCATTTACGGCCATTTGTCAAGGGTGCTGGTAGAGGCCAACCAGAAAGTCGATGCCGGAGACCTCATCGGTTTAGGCGGAAATTCAGGCCGGTCGACAGGCAGCCACCTGCACTTTGAAACCCGGTACCACGGTGAGCCTTTTGATCCCAATTGTTTTATTGATTTCTCCAGTTTCGAACTGAAGGTAGATACCCTGACCATCACCAGCGCGAATTTTGAATATCTGATTGAACTACGCAAAGCGAAATATCACACAATAAAAAGCGGAGACACCTTATCTGGTATTGCTGCCCGTTATCACACATCGGTCAGCAAGCTTTGCAGACTGAATAATATGTCATCCAAGACTATCCTGCGAATCGGCAGGAAGATCAGGTATCAATAA
- a CDS encoding carboxypeptidase-like regulatory domain-containing protein produces the protein MYFIQAFYSKHKWGLFLVFLFFCSFNLSAQYLPSLFSGIVTDSTTQKPLPMVHLYLKSTGAGVVTDLEGKYILRVPALPDTMIISCIGYETKRIRLSLSIKAKQNISLSPKIMTLKEVTITSEKAVPFFKDEHYSVLDYALDGMNVYLLIYRNTLSRSELLLLNQQGDTIARKTDLPGLPNFLFKDCLDCIHLVTNDAAWQIIYAGDSLDLRYKTDLQRFIGTMGNCVTSVGEKLIFKRYFNYKLSVEYYALDLNSHARTTIAFVEDEYKLNMFRRNPDDRRNMELASGSKEFQREFMEDITGDLSNREVLDALHHSIDQSRFTGSVYYTPVMASLKRMDETLIIVDFSNSKMRFFDPQGKQFYEVGITFHLKNKELGAFENLFKSKKWDEYEIFVDEQKYRTYFLQTDGGRYELNEINMFTGKVSQTIRLEHSFPEKITVSDGYAYYLYKSFGDWSKKRLYRQRLD, from the coding sequence ATGTATTTCATTCAAGCATTTTATAGTAAGCATAAATGGGGATTATTCCTGGTTTTTCTTTTCTTCTGCTCCTTTAACCTTTCAGCTCAATATTTACCATCACTCTTCTCCGGAATTGTCACCGACAGCACCACTCAAAAGCCATTGCCGATGGTCCACCTCTATCTTAAATCAACGGGAGCAGGTGTGGTGACTGACCTTGAAGGTAAATATATTCTACGTGTCCCGGCTTTACCCGATACCATGATTATATCGTGCATTGGTTATGAAACAAAAAGAATCAGGTTATCACTGAGTATCAAAGCCAAGCAGAATATATCACTTTCGCCAAAAATTATGACGCTGAAAGAGGTGACCATAACATCAGAGAAGGCAGTACCATTTTTCAAAGATGAACATTATTCTGTGCTGGATTATGCTCTCGATGGTATGAATGTCTACCTCCTGATATACAGGAATACCCTCTCCCGGTCAGAACTCCTCCTGCTAAATCAGCAGGGTGATACAATTGCCAGGAAAACAGACCTGCCCGGCCTGCCCAATTTCCTCTTTAAGGATTGCCTCGATTGTATTCATCTGGTGACGAACGACGCAGCCTGGCAGATTATCTATGCTGGCGATTCACTCGACCTGCGCTACAAAACCGATCTTCAGCGATTCATTGGAACCATGGGCAATTGTGTTACAAGTGTAGGAGAAAAACTGATCTTTAAAAGATATTTCAATTACAAGTTGTCGGTCGAATATTATGCCCTTGATTTAAACAGCCATGCTAGGACCACCATCGCTTTTGTCGAGGATGAATATAAGCTCAATATGTTCCGGCGAAATCCCGATGATCGCAGAAACATGGAACTGGCATCTGGAAGCAAGGAATTCCAACGTGAATTCATGGAGGACATTACCGGTGACCTAAGCAACAGGGAAGTATTGGATGCCTTGCACCATTCAATTGATCAAAGCCGGTTTACAGGATCGGTATATTACACGCCTGTTATGGCATCCCTGAAAAGAATGGATGAAACCCTGATCATCGTTGATTTCTCAAATTCAAAGATGCGTTTCTTTGATCCGCAAGGAAAGCAGTTTTATGAGGTTGGAATCACTTTTCACCTTAAGAATAAAGAACTTGGAGCATTTGAAAACCTATTCAAATCGAAGAAGTGGGATGAATATGAAATATTTGTCGATGAACAGAAATACAGAACATATTTTTTACAGACCGACGGAGGCAGATATGAGCTGAATGAGATCAATATGTTCACGGGAAAAGTAAGCCAGACCATACGGTTAGAGCATTCTTTTCCCGAAAAAATCACCGTCAGCGACGGGTATGCCTATTATCTTTATAAAAGCTTCGGCGACTGGAGTAAAAAAAGATTATACCGTCAGAGATTGGATTAA